A genome region from Alicyclobacillus acidocaldarius subsp. acidocaldarius DSM 446 includes the following:
- a CDS encoding ATP-binding protein, whose protein sequence is MDYVIGQVIAVKNSSLTIQLADHKVDVDGTESGVDDNMIINLPSNDGPLALMIGQPGGFVEVSIPQGRLLCMVTEIQMNPVLLHGVSKNTTAFTEYPVLQVQRTLEAIPIGTFDVAGVFERGTDFLPTIGSLAYAVTSEKIKKVYSSNGVGDLPVGQLSVVPEQRAFININTFIGRHAAILGQTGGGKSWAVSSILQKIIQLPRTTIILLDLHGEYEDVFGSDAAYLSGEDIELPYWLMNFEELVNLFIDRGEREAPNQIAMFRQILQKYKENSAHQEQLGLPKVTLDTPIYFDVEKVIDELRSLDTAMEPGAQGKLRHGPFYGHFTRMITRVESRLNDKRYDLIFKPKRFRSSNSLVALMERILGEGRDRKKVTVIDVSSIPFDVRASVISLLLRVSFEFAYWHRRALDKAYPIYVVCDEAHIYLNDKDPSQLPARLAAERIAKEGRKYGVGLLVTSQRPRDLSATILSQCNTFICMRLTNPDDQSYVRALLPDSLRGIADVFAALRRGEAMFLGEAVTMPTRIKLDRPNPAPNSNDIIFTEIWGDAIDDVNIETVVDEWRRQGVSRIEGTASQ, encoded by the coding sequence ATGGACTATGTAATCGGACAGGTAATTGCGGTTAAGAATTCATCCTTGACAATCCAACTGGCTGATCACAAGGTTGATGTGGATGGTACTGAATCAGGCGTCGATGACAACATGATAATTAATCTGCCGTCAAACGACGGGCCTCTTGCCCTTATGATTGGCCAGCCCGGTGGATTCGTTGAAGTGTCAATTCCACAGGGCAGATTGCTCTGTATGGTGACCGAAATACAAATGAATCCAGTCCTCCTTCACGGTGTGAGTAAGAATACAACGGCGTTCACTGAATATCCAGTTCTGCAGGTTCAACGAACGTTGGAAGCCATTCCGATTGGAACGTTTGATGTAGCAGGTGTCTTTGAACGTGGGACAGATTTCTTGCCTACGATCGGCTCGCTGGCGTACGCTGTCACCTCGGAAAAGATCAAAAAAGTTTATTCATCTAACGGAGTTGGGGATTTGCCCGTGGGACAACTTTCAGTCGTCCCGGAACAAAGGGCATTCATCAATATCAACACGTTCATTGGTCGTCATGCGGCGATATTGGGACAAACAGGTGGCGGAAAGTCTTGGGCTGTGTCTTCCATTTTGCAGAAGATAATTCAACTACCGAGAACCACCATAATTTTATTAGACCTTCATGGAGAATATGAAGATGTGTTTGGCAGCGATGCTGCATATCTAAGTGGCGAGGACATAGAGCTTCCCTACTGGTTAATGAATTTTGAAGAACTGGTAAATCTATTTATTGATCGCGGTGAGAGAGAAGCACCAAATCAAATCGCAATGTTTAGGCAGATTCTTCAAAAATATAAGGAAAATTCTGCCCATCAGGAACAACTGGGATTGCCAAAGGTCACTTTAGACACTCCAATATATTTTGATGTGGAGAAGGTCATAGATGAACTCCGCAGTCTGGATACAGCTATGGAACCAGGGGCACAGGGAAAGTTAAGACATGGTCCGTTTTATGGTCATTTTACTCGAATGATAACAAGGGTTGAGAGTAGACTTAATGACAAACGATATGACCTAATATTCAAGCCTAAACGGTTTCGTTCGTCGAATTCCCTGGTAGCGTTAATGGAGAGGATTCTAGGAGAGGGAAGAGATAGGAAAAAGGTAACAGTTATTGATGTCAGTTCAATTCCTTTTGATGTACGAGCTTCGGTCATCTCGCTTCTCTTGCGTGTCAGTTTTGAATTTGCCTACTGGCATCGCCGTGCTTTAGACAAGGCGTATCCGATTTATGTAGTTTGTGATGAAGCGCATATTTACCTGAATGACAAAGATCCTAGTCAACTTCCTGCAAGATTGGCGGCAGAACGCATAGCTAAGGAGGGGAGAAAATACGGGGTAGGACTCCTTGTTACGAGCCAGCGTCCACGTGATTTGTCAGCAACGATACTATCCCAGTGCAATACATTCATATGCATGCGTCTGACCAATCCGGATGATCAATCCTATGTAAGAGCACTCTTGCCAGATTCTCTTCGCGGGATAGCCGATGTATTCGCGGCACTTAGAAGAGGTGAAGCAATGTTCTTAGGTGAGGCAGTGACGATGCCTACTCGGATTAAGCTGGACAGACCAAATCCGGCTCCAAACAGCAACGATATTATCTTCACTGAAATTTGGGGCGACGCTATAGATGATGTGAATATTGAAACTGTTGTAGACGAGTGGCGGCGACAAGGCGTGTCACGCATCGAGGGTACGGCGTCACAATGA
- a CDS encoding IS1634 family transposase, whose protein sequence is MILLFAQIVSTKKPDGKTYKYLHIVESYREGRTVKKRRVASLGNISQYSEREIEQIIRTLESLLQHRTTGSLEDFEAQQVLHFGVPYVVQFLWNQLGLTEAIRDALRAREVTFDVARYVQAMVIHRLVDPSSKLRLFHTLDDLYLPDWGGEPWQLQHFYRALDYLVDIKPQLERVLYARLTDLLNFRLSLVLYDLTSTHLHGHACPLGGHGYSRTHRPDLEQVELGLLVTPEGIPITHEVFAGNVSDKQTVPDILKRLKEDFAVEQCVFVGDRGMVTEKNMALMAEAGFPYIVGFHKRGRIVSDALLEQFADVNAYHELKDNLRYLEVPAASVDDVEKAEGVRYILCYNPEKARQDAAFRESALEEAETGLKALAESLAKPKRGRKPTDKGVMLKVADLLTRKGVEAFFQVDYKDGILTYRRDEDAITKEALRDGKFLIRTNTDLPAADVVQSYKTLMGIERAFHQIKNFLDVGPIYHWNEQRVRGHIFVCVLAYLFEQEMQVLYRRQWAHDKAVAESLACVEEQAKVLAELESRWYTGEAIVRELRRWKAVRATFLDKEFVSVTKATDQAKAILTSLGIPTPNKTLSVTKVPSMTPDE, encoded by the coding sequence GTGATCCTCTTGTTCGCGCAAATTGTATCCACAAAGAAGCCCGACGGTAAGACCTACAAGTATCTCCACATCGTTGAGTCCTACCGTGAAGGTCGGACGGTCAAGAAGCGGCGTGTCGCAAGCCTAGGCAACATCAGTCAATATTCTGAGCGCGAAATCGAACAGATTATCCGGACCCTCGAGTCTCTCCTACAACATCGCACCACCGGTTCGCTCGAGGACTTCGAGGCCCAGCAGGTACTCCATTTCGGCGTTCCGTATGTGGTGCAATTTTTGTGGAACCAACTCGGGCTCACCGAGGCCATTCGTGACGCCCTGCGTGCCCGCGAGGTCACCTTTGATGTCGCGCGGTACGTCCAAGCCATGGTCATTCATCGGCTCGTCGATCCCTCGAGTAAGCTTCGCCTCTTTCACACGCTGGACGATCTCTATCTTCCCGACTGGGGCGGGGAGCCGTGGCAGCTTCAGCACTTCTATCGAGCGCTCGACTATCTTGTCGACATCAAGCCTCAACTGGAACGCGTGTTGTACGCGCGACTGACAGACTTGCTGAACTTCAGGCTCTCGTTGGTTCTGTACGACTTGACCAGCACTCATCTCCACGGGCACGCCTGTCCCTTAGGAGGGCATGGGTATTCGCGAACGCATCGCCCCGACCTCGAGCAGGTGGAGCTTGGGCTCCTGGTGACCCCTGAAGGCATTCCCATCACGCACGAAGTGTTCGCGGGCAACGTGTCCGACAAGCAAACCGTGCCGGACATCTTGAAACGTCTGAAGGAAGACTTTGCGGTCGAGCAGTGCGTGTTCGTGGGTGACCGCGGCATGGTCACGGAAAAGAACATGGCCCTGATGGCGGAGGCGGGATTCCCGTACATTGTCGGGTTCCACAAGCGCGGGCGCATCGTGAGCGACGCGTTGCTGGAACAGTTTGCAGACGTCAACGCCTACCACGAACTGAAAGACAACCTGCGCTACCTCGAGGTGCCCGCCGCAAGCGTGGACGACGTCGAAAAGGCCGAAGGCGTCCGATACATCCTTTGCTACAACCCGGAGAAAGCGCGTCAGGATGCCGCGTTTCGGGAGAGCGCGCTGGAGGAGGCTGAAACGGGTCTGAAAGCTTTGGCGGAGAGCTTGGCGAAACCGAAGCGCGGCCGAAAGCCGACCGACAAAGGCGTCATGCTCAAGGTGGCGGACCTGTTGACCAGAAAAGGGGTTGAAGCGTTTTTTCAGGTCGATTACAAGGACGGCATCCTGACGTATCGGCGCGATGAGGACGCCATCACCAAGGAAGCACTGCGCGACGGAAAGTTCCTGATTCGAACCAATACGGATTTGCCTGCAGCCGACGTGGTCCAATCGTACAAGACGTTGATGGGGATCGAACGTGCGTTTCACCAAATCAAAAACTTCCTGGATGTCGGGCCGATCTATCACTGGAATGAGCAGCGGGTTCGCGGGCACATCTTCGTCTGCGTGCTGGCCTACCTCTTCGAGCAGGAGATGCAAGTGCTCTATCGCCGCCAATGGGCCCACGACAAGGCAGTGGCGGAAAGCCTTGCATGCGTTGAAGAGCAGGCCAAGGTGCTAGCCGAACTCGAGTCGCGGTGGTACACCGGCGAAGCCATCGTACGGGAGCTGAGACGCTGGAAAGCGGTGCGCGCCACATTCTTGGACAAGGAGTTCGTCAGTGTGACCAAAGCGACGGACCAGGCGAAGGCCATCCTCACGAGCCTGGGCATTCCGACGCCAAACAAGACCTTGTCGGTGACGAAAGTCCCATCCATGACGCCGGACGAGTAA
- a CDS encoding DUF4850 domain-containing protein gives MNRLPPSKIPLAWKRARMVGVRRNARLFALVGALATSLAGCGGPPQSSVEHVANASKPETAAHPTHAAEPKKSSASANATAQETARSSQPSSTAHESLLNDDNSVLFIGRDGQQVRIPVVPIVNAQYGFTPAQSLLPYPPGGFRPVHFTIPSDQTADLCVYFLNDGMNDGGVELLGPRGWWVTRAGVGADASDAIDLASEDGTGALTFFIESAMGGIDEDVMAYFPNWQQLLPQDAQSFGPVTSPTFAARDLLSPNVLAYELADGTNGLAIFVHGPNVNWAFIQEEIRGVPHALETTILNYELSVAHAS, from the coding sequence GTGAATCGGCTACCACCTTCGAAGATCCCATTGGCGTGGAAACGCGCGCGGATGGTCGGCGTGCGACGCAATGCGCGCTTATTCGCGCTCGTGGGTGCGCTCGCCACCTCCCTGGCGGGATGCGGCGGTCCTCCGCAGTCATCCGTGGAGCACGTCGCGAACGCATCCAAGCCCGAGACCGCGGCGCATCCGACGCATGCGGCGGAGCCAAAAAAATCGTCCGCATCAGCCAACGCCACGGCCCAAGAGACCGCGAGGTCTTCGCAGCCGTCGTCCACTGCCCATGAGAGCCTCCTGAACGACGATAATTCGGTGCTCTTCATCGGGCGCGATGGACAGCAGGTGCGCATCCCCGTCGTTCCGATTGTGAATGCGCAGTACGGGTTCACGCCCGCTCAGTCGCTCCTGCCCTATCCGCCGGGAGGATTTCGCCCGGTTCACTTCACCATCCCTTCGGATCAAACGGCAGACCTGTGCGTGTACTTTCTGAATGACGGCATGAATGACGGCGGGGTGGAACTGCTGGGACCGCGGGGCTGGTGGGTCACGCGTGCAGGCGTTGGCGCCGACGCCTCCGACGCCATCGACCTCGCGAGCGAGGACGGCACCGGCGCGCTCACGTTCTTCATCGAGTCGGCCATGGGCGGCATCGACGAGGATGTCATGGCGTACTTTCCGAACTGGCAGCAGCTCTTGCCGCAGGACGCCCAGAGCTTCGGCCCTGTGACGTCGCCCACGTTCGCGGCCCGCGACCTTCTCAGTCCGAACGTTCTCGCGTATGAGCTAGCAGACGGCACGAACGGCCTTGCCATCTTTGTGCATGGTCCGAACGTCAACTGGGCCTTCATCCAGGAGGAGATTCGGGGCGTCCCGCACGCCCTGGAGACCACCATCCTCAACTACGAGTTGTCCGTCGCGCATGCGTCTTAA
- a CDS encoding GntR family transcriptional regulator, giving the protein MTLDPPWQPPAWELDPSQPLYEQIAHRLRVEIAASRLPGGARLPSVRDLAAHLRVTPNTVMRAYAELEQDGLLETFRGQGTFVARGSGVEARARARIARQAFEHVRRVAADLGMRVEDLLRLGAEAEGGAEDDASSH; this is encoded by the coding sequence ATGACGTTGGATCCGCCTTGGCAACCTCCCGCGTGGGAGCTCGATCCGTCGCAGCCGCTGTATGAGCAGATTGCGCACCGCCTCCGGGTCGAAATTGCCGCCTCGCGCCTGCCGGGCGGGGCGCGCCTGCCCTCCGTGCGCGATCTCGCCGCGCATCTGCGCGTGACGCCAAACACCGTCATGCGCGCGTACGCCGAGCTGGAACAGGACGGGTTGCTCGAGACGTTTCGCGGCCAGGGCACGTTCGTGGCGCGCGGGTCTGGCGTCGAGGCGCGGGCCCGAGCGCGCATTGCGCGGCAGGCGTTTGAACACGTGCGGCGCGTCGCGGCCGATCTCGGCATGCGCGTGGAAGATTTGCTTCGGCTGGGCGCCGAAGCGGAGGGAGGAGCGGAAGACGATGCAAGCAGCCATTGA
- a CDS encoding ABC transporter ATP-binding protein → MQAAIECDGVGFTFAGRPILRDVTVRIPVGEMVGLLGPNGAGKTTLLRILAGVLAPDTGRIRVLGEPPGWRTLRHTALLPERGHLPGWLTIGEWITYARRLYPDWSEERERRLVDDLALRLDRPIARLSRGEGVRVGLLTCLAREAPVVLLDEPFTGIDLLSRETIASAIVRECGEASRTVIVATHDVREFEPLFDRVLFLKDGSVAADETAEAIRARGLSVASRYREVFSP, encoded by the coding sequence ATGCAAGCAGCCATTGAATGTGACGGGGTAGGGTTCACGTTCGCTGGGCGCCCCATCCTTCGCGACGTCACCGTGCGCATTCCCGTCGGCGAAATGGTGGGACTTCTTGGACCCAATGGCGCGGGCAAGACGACGCTCTTGCGAATCCTTGCGGGCGTGCTCGCACCCGACACAGGGCGCATCCGGGTCCTCGGTGAGCCGCCGGGCTGGCGGACGCTGCGGCACACCGCGCTCTTGCCCGAGCGCGGACATCTCCCTGGCTGGCTGACCATCGGCGAGTGGATCACCTATGCTCGCCGGCTCTATCCCGACTGGAGCGAGGAACGCGAGCGCCGCCTCGTGGACGATCTCGCCCTGCGCCTAGACCGCCCCATCGCCCGCCTCTCGCGCGGCGAGGGAGTGCGCGTGGGGCTCCTCACGTGCCTCGCGCGCGAGGCGCCCGTCGTGCTCCTCGACGAGCCGTTCACGGGCATCGACCTGTTGTCGCGGGAGACCATTGCGTCCGCCATCGTGCGGGAGTGCGGTGAAGCGAGCCGCACGGTCATCGTCGCCACGCACGACGTCCGCGAATTTGAGCCGCTCTTCGATCGCGTCCTCTTCCTGAAGGATGGCTCCGTTGCGGCGGACGAGACGGCCGAAGCCATCCGGGCGCGCGGCCTGTCGGTCGCCTCGCGCTACCGGGAGGTGTTTTCGCCGTGA
- a CDS encoding rhodanese-like domain-containing protein, giving the protein MSWIWIIVVVAIVGLWIWRSLPAKGVRPISADELKDLLRDKKSGAQLVDVREPSEFRGGHIQGFKNIPLGELPNRSAELDKDKPVVVMCRSGARSARAAKWLARHGFRDVRNLTGGIMAWNAAKRRSS; this is encoded by the coding sequence ATGTCGTGGATTTGGATCATCGTGGTCGTGGCCATTGTGGGCCTGTGGATCTGGAGGTCGTTGCCCGCCAAGGGCGTCCGGCCGATCTCGGCGGATGAGTTGAAGGATCTCCTGCGAGACAAAAAGTCTGGCGCGCAGCTCGTCGACGTGCGGGAGCCTTCGGAATTTCGGGGCGGCCACATTCAGGGTTTCAAGAACATTCCGCTCGGCGAATTGCCGAATCGCAGCGCTGAATTGGACAAGGATAAGCCCGTGGTCGTCATGTGCCGCTCCGGTGCGCGGAGCGCTCGCGCGGCGAAGTGGCTCGCACGCCACGGTTTTCGGGACGTTCGCAACCTCACGGGCGGGATCATGGCCTGGAATGCGGCGAAGCGGCGCTCGTCCTGA
- the trxA gene encoding thioredoxin, whose translation MATLTLSEASFTALLRDAAKPVLVDFWAPWCAPCRLMAPVVEAVARQFEDELIVGKLNVDDHPRVAQAYGVMSIPTLIGFREGIPVMRLQGLAPKHAVLQALESVWNDGRDGE comes from the coding sequence ATGGCCACGTTGACGCTATCTGAGGCGTCCTTCACTGCGCTCCTTCGCGACGCCGCGAAACCGGTGCTCGTGGACTTCTGGGCTCCGTGGTGTGCTCCATGTCGGCTCATGGCTCCGGTGGTCGAGGCGGTGGCCCGCCAGTTCGAAGACGAGCTGATTGTGGGCAAGCTGAACGTGGACGATCATCCGCGCGTTGCGCAGGCGTACGGGGTGATGAGCATTCCGACGCTGATAGGGTTTCGGGAGGGAATACCGGTGATGCGGCTTCAGGGACTGGCGCCCAAACACGCCGTGCTTCAAGCCCTGGAGTCCGTATGGAACGATGGGAGGGATGGAGAATGA
- a CDS encoding DUF302 domain-containing protein — MSETWARVYDSPHSVDETVERVTEALKKRQFGVLWQMDVPETLSAKGMPFSTPYRILEVCNPKAANEVLSQNLQVGYFLPCKVVLYQDGERTKVAFPRPTSLIGWIGDPALDPAAARVEDALESAIAEAVKS; from the coding sequence ATGAGCGAAACCTGGGCTCGCGTTTACGATTCGCCGCATTCGGTGGACGAGACGGTCGAGCGAGTCACCGAGGCGCTGAAAAAGCGGCAGTTCGGCGTCCTCTGGCAAATGGACGTGCCCGAGACGCTCAGCGCCAAGGGCATGCCGTTTTCGACGCCGTACCGAATTCTCGAGGTGTGTAACCCCAAGGCCGCGAACGAGGTGCTGTCGCAAAACCTTCAGGTCGGGTATTTTCTCCCCTGCAAGGTCGTGCTGTACCAGGACGGTGAGCGCACGAAGGTGGCGTTTCCCAGACCGACGTCGCTCATCGGCTGGATTGGCGATCCCGCCCTCGATCCCGCCGCAGCGCGCGTCGAGGATGCGCTCGAAAGCGCCATCGCCGAGGCCGTGAAGTCGTGA
- a CDS encoding DUF3891 family protein — MIVVDMGDAFRMIAQYDHSLHAGEMGAWLRDEAFSTVGRRTSVLTGVAEHDLAWIGMDKVPMWNDARGTPYSFLDLPDSWKLAHYHCGVDELEARDPYAGLLASRHYAAFFEHATDPEALAFLARERSRQARLLADLGVAERDVERDVRIVQFLDKLSLYVCLSDPRSGEGPFVPWLQGPFRELESAMGEPIEVQWAGPGRVRLKPFPFRAAFACDVPVRRVDKRRIAAVGIAMAYKTAPVERERVAIAPA; from the coding sequence GTGATCGTCGTGGACATGGGAGACGCGTTTCGGATGATTGCGCAGTACGATCACAGCCTGCACGCGGGCGAAATGGGCGCGTGGCTGCGAGACGAAGCGTTCTCGACCGTCGGTCGGCGCACCTCGGTCCTCACGGGCGTAGCGGAGCACGACCTGGCCTGGATCGGGATGGACAAGGTGCCCATGTGGAACGACGCTCGCGGGACGCCGTACTCGTTTCTCGACCTCCCTGATTCGTGGAAACTGGCTCATTATCACTGCGGGGTCGACGAGCTCGAGGCTCGAGATCCGTACGCTGGCCTCCTTGCCAGTCGGCATTACGCCGCCTTCTTCGAGCATGCCACGGATCCGGAGGCTCTGGCCTTCCTCGCGCGCGAGCGATCCCGCCAAGCGCGCCTCCTGGCGGATCTCGGCGTGGCGGAACGAGATGTGGAGCGCGATGTGCGCATTGTCCAGTTTCTCGATAAACTATCCTTGTACGTGTGCCTGAGCGATCCGCGCTCCGGCGAAGGGCCCTTTGTCCCGTGGCTTCAGGGGCCGTTTCGAGAGCTGGAATCCGCCATGGGCGAACCTATCGAGGTTCAGTGGGCGGGGCCTGGCCGTGTCCGGTTGAAACCGTTTCCTTTTCGCGCCGCGTTCGCCTGTGACGTCCCGGTGCGAAGGGTGGACAAGCGGCGAATCGCGGCGGTCGGGATCGCCATGGCCTACAAGACTGCACCTGTCGAGCGGGAACGCGTGGCCATCGCGCCCGCGTGA
- a CDS encoding 3-hydroxyacyl-CoA dehydrogenase: protein MRFRNITVAGGGVLGSQIAYQTAFHGFPVVIYDISDEALAKVRDRLEKLKPNYMRDLGASQEQVDAAMDRIRLTAHLADAVREADLVIEAVPEIPEVKREFYERLANVAPSHTVFATNSSTLLPSQFAEATGRPEKFLALHFANSIWRHNTAEVMRHPGTDEQVFEDVIEFARAIGMVPLPLRKEQPGYILNSLLVPFLEAAQMLWVNEVADPETIDKTWMIATGAKEGPFAILDTVGIRTAYNIASGKAKARNEEYAKLAEKLKAMIDQGKLGRESGEGFYRYPNPRFKQPDFLR, encoded by the coding sequence ATGCGGTTTCGGAACATCACGGTCGCGGGCGGCGGCGTATTAGGGAGCCAAATCGCGTACCAAACGGCGTTCCATGGTTTTCCGGTCGTCATCTACGACATCTCGGACGAGGCACTCGCCAAGGTGCGAGATCGCCTCGAGAAGCTCAAACCGAACTACATGCGGGATCTCGGCGCCTCGCAGGAGCAGGTGGATGCGGCCATGGACAGGATACGCCTGACGGCTCATCTCGCCGACGCCGTGCGCGAGGCGGATCTGGTCATTGAGGCGGTGCCCGAGATTCCGGAGGTCAAGCGGGAGTTTTACGAACGGCTGGCAAACGTCGCGCCGTCGCACACGGTGTTCGCCACCAATTCTTCGACGCTTCTCCCGAGCCAATTCGCGGAGGCCACGGGGCGGCCGGAGAAGTTTCTTGCGCTGCACTTCGCCAATTCCATTTGGCGGCACAACACGGCGGAGGTCATGCGCCATCCGGGAACCGACGAGCAGGTGTTTGAGGACGTGATCGAGTTTGCGCGGGCCATCGGGATGGTGCCGCTGCCGCTGCGCAAAGAGCAGCCGGGCTACATTCTGAATTCGCTGCTCGTTCCTTTTCTGGAGGCGGCCCAGATGTTGTGGGTGAACGAGGTGGCGGATCCCGAGACCATCGACAAGACGTGGATGATTGCGACGGGCGCGAAGGAGGGGCCGTTCGCCATCCTGGACACGGTGGGGATACGGACCGCGTACAACATCGCGTCCGGCAAGGCGAAGGCGCGGAACGAGGAGTACGCGAAGCTCGCGGAGAAGCTCAAGGCGATGATCGACCAGGGGAAGCTCGGCCGCGAGTCCGGGGAGGGTTTCTATCGCTATCCGAATCCCCGGTTCAAACAACCCGACTTTCTCCGCTGA
- the wrbA gene encoding NAD(P)H:quinone oxidoreductase type IV — translation MSNVHLTILYYSATGTNYRMAQIAAEAARELGAEVRVRKVAELAPREVIETSPAWKAHVEATAHVPVATPDDVAWADAVIFSVPSRFGNIPSQMKQFLDTLGPLWAKGLTANKVVSAMSSAQNPHGGQEATILSLYTSMYHWGAIIAAPGFTDASAYASGGNPYGTSVTLSENGEIDPGAQDAIRHQARRTVTIASWVKQGQAVTV, via the coding sequence ATGTCCAACGTCCATTTGACTATCCTTTACTATAGTGCAACGGGGACCAACTATCGAATGGCGCAAATCGCAGCGGAAGCCGCGCGCGAGCTGGGCGCGGAGGTGCGGGTGCGCAAAGTCGCGGAACTCGCCCCTCGCGAAGTGATTGAGACGTCCCCGGCGTGGAAGGCGCATGTGGAGGCCACGGCGCACGTCCCCGTGGCCACGCCCGACGATGTCGCGTGGGCGGACGCCGTCATCTTCAGCGTCCCGAGCCGGTTCGGCAATATCCCATCGCAGATGAAGCAATTCCTGGACACGCTCGGCCCGCTGTGGGCCAAGGGATTGACCGCGAACAAGGTCGTGAGTGCCATGTCCAGCGCGCAGAACCCGCACGGCGGCCAAGAAGCGACCATTCTCTCGCTCTACACTTCGATGTATCACTGGGGCGCCATCATCGCCGCACCCGGCTTCACCGACGCATCCGCGTACGCCTCGGGCGGAAATCCCTATGGGACGAGCGTGACCTTGTCGGAAAACGGCGAGATCGACCCAGGCGCACAGGACGCAATTCGGCATCAGGCGCGCCGGACGGTGACCATCGCATCTTGGGTCAAACAAGGGCAGGCCGTGACGGTGTGA
- a CDS encoding GntR family transcriptional regulator — translation MRRNAGGERRLGDVIADVLRREIVWGEWPSGHVFSENALARRFGTSRSPVREALRQLAHEGLISLGRNGARVVGLDLGDALELYDVRSLIEQFTASRVCERPRAERESLAHTLSTLVLAMEEAASRRDWQSFSDLDLAYHDAIVRAANHRRVLRMWDEMRSLVQLTLALVMRKRMQRGDADMRGALAQHRSLAEAILAGDAAWVRRVMQSHVEETRRLLEGGLRGHPAGDER, via the coding sequence GTGAGGCGGAACGCCGGAGGGGAAAGGAGGCTCGGAGACGTCATTGCGGACGTGCTTCGGAGGGAGATTGTGTGGGGCGAGTGGCCCAGTGGACATGTGTTCAGTGAAAACGCGTTGGCGCGCCGATTCGGTACCAGCCGCTCGCCGGTACGCGAGGCTCTGAGGCAGTTGGCACACGAGGGCCTGATTTCGCTCGGCCGGAACGGGGCGCGGGTCGTGGGGCTGGACCTTGGGGACGCGTTGGAACTGTATGACGTCAGGAGTCTCATTGAGCAGTTCACCGCGTCGCGCGTGTGTGAACGGCCGCGCGCCGAGCGGGAATCGCTCGCCCATACCCTTTCGACCCTCGTGTTGGCCATGGAAGAGGCGGCTTCCCGGAGGGACTGGCAGTCCTTTTCCGATCTCGACCTCGCCTATCACGATGCCATTGTACGCGCGGCAAACCATCGCCGCGTCCTGCGAATGTGGGACGAGATGCGAAGCCTTGTACAGCTCACGCTCGCGCTCGTCATGCGCAAGCGGATGCAGCGCGGAGACGCTGACATGCGAGGCGCGCTCGCGCAGCATCGAAGTCTCGCGGAGGCCATCCTCGCCGGCGACGCGGCGTGGGTGAGACGGGTGATGCAGTCCCACGTGGAGGAGACGCGCAGGTTGCTCGAGGGCGGATTGCGCGGGCACCCTGCGGGCGACGAGCGCTGA
- a CDS encoding acetate uptake transporter, protein MSDQVKIADPAPLGLAGFGITTCILSLINAGVASAGALGVVLGLAIAYGGTAQFIAGLWEFRKGNTFGATAFCSYGAFWWAFYLINKFAPTAGLGLFLLFFGILTLFLWFGTFYLNKALWFVFLTLWITFFLLAAHAFGIIGSSAAGGWIGFICGLSALYTSFATVLNETMGHVFLPVGQPFAQKRTSSAGVSA, encoded by the coding sequence ATGTCTGATCAGGTCAAAATCGCAGATCCTGCTCCGCTCGGCCTCGCCGGATTTGGAATCACCACGTGCATTCTGAGCCTCATCAACGCGGGCGTGGCGAGCGCCGGAGCGCTCGGCGTCGTCCTAGGGCTCGCCATCGCGTACGGCGGCACGGCGCAGTTCATCGCCGGACTCTGGGAATTCCGAAAGGGCAACACGTTCGGCGCCACCGCGTTCTGTTCCTATGGCGCGTTCTGGTGGGCGTTTTACCTCATCAACAAGTTCGCGCCCACGGCAGGCCTGGGACTCTTCCTCCTGTTTTTCGGCATCCTCACGCTGTTCTTGTGGTTCGGCACCTTCTACCTGAACAAGGCGCTCTGGTTCGTGTTCCTGACGCTGTGGATCACGTTCTTCCTCCTCGCGGCGCACGCCTTTGGCATCATTGGCAGCAGTGCGGCCGGCGGTTGGATCGGCTTCATCTGCGGACTGAGCGCGCTGTACACGTCGTTCGCCACCGTGCTGAACGAGACGATGGGACACGTCTTCCTGCCCGTGGGGCAGCCGTTTGCCCAGAAGCGCACGTCGTCAGCTGGTGTAAGCGCTTAA